One genomic segment of Pseudomonas sp. p1(2021b) includes these proteins:
- a CDS encoding FKBP-type peptidyl-prolyl cis-trans isomerase, with amino-acid sequence MSSELQIIDLEEGQGKAVVKGALITTQYTGWLADGSEFDSSWSRGKPFQCVIGTGRVIKGWDQGLMGMRVGGKRKLLVPAHLGYGERSVGSIPPHSDLTFEIELLEVLTRDD; translated from the coding sequence ATGAGCAGCGAACTGCAAATCATCGATCTCGAGGAAGGCCAGGGCAAGGCCGTGGTCAAAGGCGCCCTGATCACCACCCAGTACACCGGCTGGCTGGCCGACGGCAGCGAGTTTGACTCGTCCTGGTCGCGGGGCAAGCCGTTCCAGTGCGTGATCGGCACCGGTCGCGTGATCAAAGGGTGGGACCAGGGCCTCATGGGAATGCGCGTCGGCGGTAAGCGCAAGCTGCTGGTGCCGGCACACCTGGGCTATGGCGAGCGCAGCGTGGGTTCGATCCCGCCCCATTCGGACCTGACATTCGAGATCGAGTTGCTGGAAGTGCTAACCCGGGATGATTGA